A stretch of the Lytechinus variegatus isolate NC3 chromosome 5, Lvar_3.0, whole genome shotgun sequence genome encodes the following:
- the LOC121414957 gene encoding aquaporin-3-like, giving the protein MSAPVCGSVFGDASVAQSVLSSGANGGFLSINWGWGIAVTLAVYFASGVSGAHINPAVTLAFACLGRFPWKKVPFYILAQMVGAFVAAACVFGVYSDAINAFDGGTRAVLGENGTAGIFATYPKDFLSIWSGLGDQILGTALLMSCILAITDKRNNSPPNGMEPLLIGLVVFNIGICFGFNCGYAINPARDLGPRLFTACAGYGQDVWTPNGMHWWWVPIVGPCVGAILGGYLYVFTVELHHDTETASARDEDGGGDYRMADLTGKGEDNPAIQNHGEA; this is encoded by the exons ATGTCTGCACCAGTCTGCGGATCg GTATTTGGTGATGCATCGGTAGCACAGTCTGTTCTGAGTAGCGGGGCTAATGGCGGCTTTCTCTCAATCAATTGGGGATGGGGAATCGCCGTCACACTCGCCGTTTATTTCGCTTCTGGTGTATCAG GTGCCCACATAAACCCAGCAGTGACCTTGGCCTTTGCCTGCTTGGGACGGTTTCCTTGGAAGAAGGTCCCGTTTTACATCTTGGCTCAGATGGTCGGTGCCTTTGTCGCAGCTGCCTGTGTGTTCGGAGTGTATTCAG ATGCTATCAATGCCTTTGACGGTGGAACTCGAGCAGTACTCGGCGAAAACGGGACAGCTGGTATTTTTGCAACCTATCCGAAGGACTTCCTTTCTATTTGGAGTGGACTTGGCGATCAG ATACTAGGTACTGCTCTTTTGATGTCCTGCATATTGGCCATCACGGACAAGAGAAACAACTCGCCTCCTAACGGGATGGAACCCCTTCTCATTGGTCTCGTTGTATTCAATATTGGTATTTGCTTCGGGTTCAACTGCGGCTACGCCATTAACCCAGCCAGGGACCTGGGCCCTAGGTTATTCACCGCCTGCGCAGGTTATGGTCAAGATGTATGGAC TCCCAATGGTATGCATTGGTGGTGGGTGCCCATAGTAGGACCCTGTGTGGGCGCCATCTTGGGTGGATACCTCTACGTGTTCACTGTCGAGCTTCATCACGACACAGAAACAGCATCGGCGAGAGACGAAGATGGAGGAGGAGACTACC GGATGGCTGATTTAACGGGAAAAGGCGAAGACAACCCAGCTATTCAGAACCACGGCGAAGCATGA